The following are encoded in a window of Salinibacter ruber DSM 13855 genomic DNA:
- the rsmH gene encoding 16S rRNA (cytosine(1402)-N(4))-methyltransferase RsmH yields the protein MSDDDSQDDSVPEGDPRRYATDFHAPVLSHDVQARLVTDASGRYVDATLGGGGHARALLDVLDPDGVVLGIDRDPEALETARDRLADEREAGRFWAVHGTFGNLRDVLAAEDLIPIDGLLLDLGVSSHQIDVPERGFSFRDEGPLDMRMDPQRGLTAQQVVNGWGERDLRDVLREYGEESRAGQIARALCDARPLDTTRALAEVVEDCAPPPDTVKTLTRVFQALRIVVNAELDELEQVLEQATEVVRTGGRIAAISYHSLEDRRVKRYLRYGNFEGEPRRDLYGTLVAPWAETPRGPIEAGESEVEANPRARSAHLRVAERRDDDEAGAPLPPLS from the coding sequence ATGTCAGACGACGATTCTCAAGACGATTCCGTTCCGGAGGGCGATCCTCGCCGGTACGCGACCGACTTTCACGCACCTGTTCTTTCACACGACGTACAGGCCCGGCTCGTCACCGACGCATCGGGGCGCTACGTCGATGCGACCCTCGGGGGGGGCGGGCACGCCCGAGCCCTGCTCGATGTGCTCGACCCCGACGGGGTTGTCCTCGGCATCGACCGGGACCCGGAGGCCCTGGAGACGGCCCGCGACCGCCTGGCCGACGAGCGCGAGGCGGGGCGCTTCTGGGCGGTGCACGGGACCTTCGGAAACCTACGAGACGTGCTGGCGGCCGAGGACCTGATCCCCATCGACGGGCTGTTGCTCGACCTCGGTGTCTCGTCCCATCAGATCGACGTGCCCGAGCGGGGCTTTAGCTTCCGGGACGAGGGCCCGCTCGACATGCGGATGGACCCGCAGCGCGGCCTCACTGCACAGCAGGTCGTCAACGGCTGGGGCGAGCGTGACCTGCGCGATGTGCTTCGCGAGTACGGGGAGGAGTCGCGGGCGGGACAGATCGCCCGGGCCCTTTGCGACGCCCGCCCGCTCGACACAACGCGGGCCCTGGCGGAAGTCGTAGAAGACTGCGCGCCGCCCCCCGACACGGTCAAGACCCTGACCCGCGTCTTCCAGGCGCTCCGCATCGTGGTGAACGCCGAGCTCGACGAGTTGGAGCAGGTGCTGGAGCAGGCCACGGAGGTGGTCCGCACGGGGGGACGCATCGCGGCCATCAGCTACCACTCGCTGGAGGACCGGCGGGTGAAGCGGTACCTCCGCTACGGCAACTTCGAGGGCGAGCCGCGCCGCGACCTGTACGGCACCCTCGTGGCGCCCTGGGCCGAGACGCCCCGCGGCCCCATCGAGGCCGGCGAGTCGGAAGTGGAGGCCAATCCCCGGGCGCGAAGCGCGCACCTCCGGGTGGCCGAACGACGAGACGACGACGAGGCGGGGGCTCCGCTCCCGCCGCTCTCTTGA
- a CDS encoding penicillin-binding transpeptidase domain-containing protein codes for MKPKDQILARMYVALTLVGLAPLAVAAQMGRIVVTETDALRDKVRAQARSSVTIPAMRGAIRDRDGRGLATNTARYDLAVDPTVEGFRGQAGTFFDKLADLTDAPASRYRRRVRDRHSPQYVKLREELTPRQYEAIRGWDVPGVILTPEFGRRYNYGSTTAHVIGHVGSNGTGLAGLELAYDDTLTGTPGRRIVRRDRSGRIEAYVGGTVVQPERGDDLVLTIDLTRQAALENELRRGVRESGAEWGTAVAMDPSTGAILGMANVPTYNPNRPGRAPSGARRNRALTDRFEPGSTFKLVGAVAAIEQGLVSLDDSVETGDGWAVFHGYTMKDVQAHGTISFADVIAKSSNVGMAKTVDELDRGTYYQYARNMGFSQPTWIDLPGEVGGVLKRPPQWSATTQTSMAIGYEVSITPLQLITAYSALANGGLLKRPYVVAERRDVTGKTLWENEPETIRRAFREETADTLRSAFKRAVETGTGTNAQIDGLRVAGKTGTALQLADGEYSADETRASFVGFFPADAPEVALLVVLGAPDGGPHGGEVAAPVFRRVARRWAGTFPAVVDRMTPDPSPAPTAAPMEVRPSVDTLPSGRPDAMPDLTGLSTRRAVAWLRGRDIEPQLRGAGKVVRQRPRPGAPLPETRALLTAAQ; via the coding sequence ATGAAGCCCAAAGACCAGATTCTGGCCCGGATGTACGTGGCGCTGACGCTGGTGGGCCTCGCCCCGCTGGCCGTCGCGGCACAGATGGGCCGGATTGTAGTGACCGAGACCGACGCGCTCCGCGATAAGGTGCGGGCGCAGGCTCGCTCGTCGGTGACGATTCCGGCCATGCGCGGCGCCATCCGGGACCGGGACGGCCGGGGCCTCGCAACGAACACGGCCCGGTACGACCTGGCCGTGGACCCGACGGTGGAGGGGTTTCGGGGACAGGCGGGGACGTTCTTTGACAAGCTGGCCGACCTAACCGACGCGCCGGCGTCGCGGTACCGGCGGCGGGTGCGCGACCGGCACAGCCCGCAGTACGTGAAGCTGCGGGAGGAGCTCACGCCCCGCCAGTACGAAGCCATTCGGGGGTGGGACGTGCCGGGCGTGATCCTCACGCCGGAGTTTGGGCGGCGCTACAACTACGGGTCGACGACGGCCCACGTGATCGGACACGTCGGGAGCAACGGGACCGGCCTTGCCGGGCTGGAGCTGGCGTACGACGACACGCTGACCGGCACGCCCGGACGGCGCATCGTGCGGCGGGACCGGAGCGGGCGCATCGAGGCGTACGTGGGCGGAACGGTGGTGCAGCCGGAGCGGGGCGACGACCTCGTGCTCACGATCGACCTGACGCGGCAGGCGGCGCTCGAAAACGAGCTTCGCCGCGGCGTGCGGGAAAGCGGGGCCGAATGGGGGACGGCCGTGGCGATGGACCCGAGCACCGGTGCCATCCTCGGCATGGCCAACGTGCCGACCTACAATCCCAACCGTCCGGGCCGGGCCCCCAGTGGGGCGCGGCGCAACCGGGCCCTCACCGATCGCTTCGAGCCGGGGTCCACCTTCAAGCTCGTCGGGGCCGTTGCGGCCATCGAGCAGGGCCTCGTGTCGCTCGACGACTCGGTGGAGACCGGCGACGGGTGGGCCGTCTTCCACGGCTACACGATGAAGGACGTGCAGGCGCACGGGACGATCTCGTTCGCCGACGTCATTGCGAAATCGAGCAACGTGGGCATGGCCAAGACGGTGGACGAACTCGACCGAGGCACCTACTACCAGTACGCCCGCAACATGGGCTTTAGTCAGCCCACGTGGATCGACCTGCCGGGGGAGGTGGGGGGCGTACTGAAGCGCCCGCCCCAGTGGAGCGCCACGACCCAGACCTCGATGGCCATCGGCTACGAGGTGTCGATCACGCCGCTGCAGCTGATCACGGCCTACAGCGCGCTGGCGAACGGCGGCCTCCTCAAGCGCCCCTACGTCGTCGCCGAGCGGCGGGACGTGACGGGGAAGACCCTCTGGGAGAACGAGCCGGAGACCATCCGGCGGGCCTTTCGGGAAGAGACGGCCGATACGCTCCGGTCTGCCTTTAAGCGCGCCGTCGAGACCGGAACGGGCACCAACGCCCAGATTGACGGCCTCCGTGTGGCCGGCAAGACGGGCACGGCGCTTCAACTCGCGGACGGGGAGTATTCTGCGGACGAGACCCGCGCCTCCTTTGTGGGGTTCTTTCCCGCCGACGCGCCGGAGGTGGCGCTGCTGGTGGTCCTGGGGGCGCCCGACGGAGGCCCCCACGGTGGGGAGGTGGCCGCGCCGGTGTTTCGGCGGGTGGCGCGCCGGTGGGCCGGCACGTTCCCCGCGGTGGTGGACCGGATGACGCCGGACCCGTCGCCCGCACCGACCGCGGCGCCGATGGAGGTCCGTCCGTCGGTGGACACGCTTCCGTCGGGCCGGCCGGACGCGATGCCCGACCTGACGGGACTCAGCACGCGCCGGGCGGTGGCGTGGTTGCGGGGGCGAGACATTGAGCCACAGCTTCGCGGGGCGGGCAAAGTGGTGCGCCAGCGGCCTCGTCCCGGGGCCCCGCTTCCAGAAACTCGTGCCCTTCTCACGGCGGCCCAGTGA
- a CDS encoding UDP-N-acetylmuramoyl-L-alanyl-D-glutamate--2,6-diaminopimelate ligase yields MPGPTSAHTERISEWEPDPLPWSALRRRLRKADLLDETIAGAEAPDPDTLAIGGLTDDSRAVTPGGGFVAIRGVDADGHSFIDMAVDNGARLVVCEALPTRARERFPGVVFARVTDTRTALAEGAAALHGDPADELRLVGVTGTNGKTTVAYLVHHLLEALGETAGLLSTIKVQAGGETTALALTTPGPLVLHRTLRRMVDRGCTACAMEVSSHALDQDRVHGLDYEVAIFTTLSVDHLDYHDTLDDYRAAKKTLFDALGPDATALYNADDEAGPTMVADTEARVVSFGLDRDADIEATVLEARLDGQRVRLDGHERDTQLAGRFNASNMAAAYGTGTALGHAPEAVADALADAPPVPGRVEPLRFGDGTTVIVDYAHTPDALENVLRTVRDTTPAKAALWCVFGCGGDRDAGKRPTMGRIAERLADRVIVTSDNPRTEAPVAILRDICDGVERPESMRWIVDREEAIQAAADETMPGDVVVIAGKGHETTQTIGTDTRPFDDREVARRYFG; encoded by the coding sequence ATGCCAGGCCCTACGTCTGCACACACCGAGCGGATTTCGGAGTGGGAGCCCGATCCCCTCCCCTGGTCGGCGCTCCGGCGTCGGCTGCGGAAGGCGGATTTGCTGGACGAAACGATAGCGGGGGCGGAAGCCCCCGATCCCGACACCCTCGCGATCGGCGGCCTGACGGACGACAGTCGGGCGGTCACGCCGGGCGGTGGCTTCGTCGCGATTCGCGGCGTGGACGCCGACGGCCACTCGTTCATTGACATGGCGGTAGACAACGGAGCGCGCCTCGTCGTGTGCGAGGCGCTGCCGACCCGAGCGCGCGAGCGCTTCCCCGGAGTCGTGTTTGCGCGCGTGACGGACACGCGGACGGCCCTGGCCGAGGGCGCCGCGGCCCTGCACGGGGACCCGGCCGACGAGCTGCGTCTCGTGGGCGTGACGGGCACCAACGGAAAGACCACCGTCGCCTACCTCGTCCACCACCTGTTGGAGGCGCTGGGCGAGACCGCCGGGCTGCTCAGCACGATCAAGGTCCAGGCGGGCGGCGAGACGACGGCCCTCGCCCTCACGACGCCGGGACCGCTGGTCCTGCACCGCACGCTGCGGCGCATGGTGGACCGGGGCTGTACGGCCTGTGCGATGGAGGTGTCGTCCCACGCGCTCGATCAGGACCGTGTGCACGGGCTCGACTACGAGGTGGCCATCTTCACCACCCTTTCGGTCGATCATCTCGACTACCACGACACGCTGGACGACTACCGGGCGGCAAAGAAAACCCTGTTCGACGCACTCGGGCCCGACGCGACGGCCCTCTACAACGCCGACGACGAGGCCGGCCCCACGATGGTGGCCGATACGGAGGCGCGGGTCGTGTCCTTTGGGCTCGACCGAGACGCGGACATCGAGGCGACTGTGCTGGAGGCGCGGCTCGACGGTCAACGGGTGCGGCTCGACGGCCACGAGCGGGACACCCAACTGGCGGGGCGCTTCAACGCCTCCAACATGGCGGCCGCCTACGGGACCGGCACGGCCCTCGGCCACGCGCCGGAGGCCGTGGCCGACGCCCTCGCCGATGCGCCGCCGGTGCCGGGCCGGGTCGAGCCGCTGCGCTTCGGGGACGGCACCACGGTCATTGTCGACTACGCCCACACGCCCGACGCGCTGGAGAACGTGCTCCGCACGGTGCGCGACACGACCCCGGCGAAGGCCGCGCTCTGGTGCGTGTTTGGGTGCGGGGGCGACCGCGACGCGGGCAAGCGGCCCACGATGGGCCGCATCGCCGAGCGGCTCGCGGACCGCGTGATCGTGACGAGCGACAACCCCCGCACGGAAGCCCCGGTGGCCATTCTGCGGGACATCTGCGACGGGGTGGAGCGGCCGGAATCGATGCGCTGGATTGTAGACAGGGAGGAGGCCATCCAGGCCGCGGCCGACGAGACGATGCCGGGCGACGTGGTCGTGATCGCGGGCAAGGGCCACGAGACGACACAGACCATCGGCACCGACACCCGCCCCTTCGACGACCGCGAGGTGGCACGACGATACTTTGGCTGA
- the mraY gene encoding phospho-N-acetylmuramoyl-pentapeptide-transferase — protein sequence MLYYLIDYIERLYHPPGFQVIRFITVRAALASITALGIALGAGRGIIRWLRQQQLGEQVREGEAAGAISHAHKAGTPTMGGIIILLSVGGATLLWGAVANTYVWLSLVAMGGLGVVGFADDYVKTVRKQKDGLNAWYKVAGQVAVGLFVGSVLYFHPDFAAYNTFTFIPFLKDQVLDYDLFRFLELGVDLGWLVYLPVVVFIVTAVSNAVNLTDGLDGLTTGVTAFVSLGLVALVYVSGNAEFATFLNVMHLPGTGELTVFVAAVTAACFGFLWYNGYPATVFMGDTGALALGGAVGSTILMVRKELLLPLLGIVYFAEALSVIVQTSYFKYTRRRTGTGKRVFRMAPLHHHYEARGLHEAKIVTRFWIVTAITVIAALLILRIR from the coding sequence ATGCTCTACTACCTCATCGACTACATTGAGCGGCTGTACCACCCGCCGGGGTTTCAGGTGATTCGGTTCATCACCGTGCGGGCGGCGCTGGCCTCCATCACGGCGCTCGGCATCGCGCTGGGGGCGGGCCGGGGCATCATCCGCTGGCTGCGGCAGCAGCAGTTGGGGGAACAGGTGCGAGAGGGCGAGGCGGCCGGGGCCATCAGCCACGCCCACAAGGCGGGCACGCCCACGATGGGCGGCATCATCATCCTGCTGTCCGTGGGCGGGGCGACGCTGCTCTGGGGGGCCGTCGCCAATACGTACGTGTGGCTCTCCCTCGTGGCGATGGGCGGGCTCGGCGTGGTGGGCTTCGCCGACGACTACGTAAAGACGGTACGGAAGCAAAAGGACGGCCTCAATGCCTGGTACAAGGTGGCGGGGCAGGTCGCCGTCGGGCTTTTCGTGGGGAGCGTGCTGTACTTCCATCCCGACTTTGCGGCCTACAATACGTTCACGTTCATTCCCTTTTTGAAAGATCAGGTGCTCGATTATGACCTCTTTCGGTTTCTAGAGCTGGGGGTCGACCTCGGATGGCTCGTTTACCTTCCGGTGGTCGTCTTCATTGTGACGGCGGTCTCCAACGCCGTGAACCTGACCGACGGCCTCGACGGCCTGACGACCGGCGTCACGGCGTTCGTGTCGCTGGGGCTCGTCGCGCTGGTGTATGTGTCCGGCAACGCGGAGTTTGCGACGTTCCTGAACGTCATGCACCTGCCGGGCACCGGGGAGCTGACGGTGTTCGTGGCGGCCGTCACGGCGGCCTGCTTCGGGTTTCTGTGGTACAACGGATACCCGGCGACCGTCTTTATGGGCGACACCGGCGCCCTCGCCCTCGGCGGGGCCGTGGGGAGCACGATCCTCATGGTGCGCAAGGAGCTGCTGCTGCCGCTGCTCGGCATCGTGTACTTTGCCGAGGCGCTCTCGGTCATCGTGCAGACGAGCTACTTCAAATACACCCGACGCCGCACCGGCACCGGAAAGCGCGTCTTCCGGATGGCGCCCCTGCATCACCACTATGAGGCCCGCGGGCTCCACGAGGCAAAAATCGTGACGCGCTTCTGGATTGTGACCGCCATCACCGTGATTGCCGCCCTGCTCATCCTCCGCATTCGATAG
- the murD gene encoding UDP-N-acetylmuramoyl-L-alanine--D-glutamate ligase produces MTPDEVRRTRATVVGGARSGRAAARLLAKVGGEVFLTEQDAPSDGAAAALDEAGVEYEFGGHTAEALDADVLVLSPGVPTQSNIVQQALRAGLDVYSEIEAASWFCDAPIVAITGTNGKTTTTSLTGHVFRTAFADTLGREAIVAGNIGYPFSDYVLETEPTDVVVLEVSSFQLDHVETFRPRVSVLLNITPDHLGRYDHDFEAYAQAKHNIFRNQGEGDVVVYNRDDDDVRNAAEEAAAEQGVRPMAITREGVPAAGAGFRDGRIVLRTDDEDDSLMPQDELALRGRHNMYNSLAAAVSARVMEVENDVIRESLSGFEGVPHRLEEVHTVDDVLYVNDSKATNVNAVWYALESFDRPIVLIAGGRDKGNDYTDLKPLVRDQVRAVVALGESAEKVERELGGEAPDHSRAETMEDALTQAQRAAQPGDVVLLSPACSSFDMYENYEERGDTFRRLVETLL; encoded by the coding sequence ATGACACCGGACGAAGTCCGCAGGACACGAGCCACCGTGGTGGGCGGCGCCCGCAGTGGGCGCGCCGCGGCCCGGCTGCTGGCGAAGGTGGGGGGCGAGGTGTTTCTCACCGAGCAGGACGCCCCGTCGGACGGGGCCGCGGCGGCCCTCGACGAGGCCGGCGTCGAGTACGAGTTTGGGGGGCACACGGCCGAGGCCCTCGACGCCGACGTTCTTGTGCTCAGTCCCGGGGTGCCCACGCAGTCGAACATCGTGCAGCAGGCGCTGCGGGCGGGACTCGACGTGTACTCCGAAATTGAGGCGGCGTCCTGGTTCTGCGACGCGCCCATCGTGGCCATCACCGGTACCAACGGCAAGACGACCACGACGAGCCTCACCGGGCACGTTTTCCGAACGGCATTCGCGGACACCCTGGGCCGGGAGGCCATCGTGGCCGGCAACATCGGGTACCCGTTTTCCGACTACGTGCTCGAGACGGAGCCGACAGACGTGGTGGTACTGGAGGTGTCCAGCTTCCAGCTCGACCACGTGGAGACGTTCCGCCCGCGCGTGAGCGTGCTGCTGAACATCACGCCCGATCACCTGGGGCGCTACGACCACGACTTCGAGGCCTACGCGCAGGCCAAGCACAACATTTTCCGCAATCAGGGCGAGGGCGACGTGGTGGTCTACAATCGGGACGATGACGACGTACGGAACGCCGCGGAGGAGGCGGCCGCGGAGCAGGGCGTCCGCCCGATGGCCATCACCAGAGAGGGGGTGCCGGCGGCCGGGGCCGGATTCCGGGACGGCCGCATCGTGCTTCGAACCGACGACGAAGACGATTCGCTTATGCCTCAGGACGAGCTCGCCCTTCGAGGGCGTCACAACATGTACAACTCGCTTGCGGCCGCCGTCTCGGCTCGTGTGATGGAGGTCGAGAACGACGTCATTCGCGAGAGCCTGTCCGGCTTCGAGGGCGTGCCGCACCGGCTGGAGGAGGTGCACACGGTGGACGACGTGCTGTACGTCAACGACTCGAAGGCCACCAACGTGAACGCGGTCTGGTACGCCCTGGAGAGCTTCGACCGGCCCATCGTCCTGATTGCCGGGGGCCGAGACAAGGGAAACGACTACACGGACCTCAAGCCGCTCGTTCGCGACCAGGTGCGGGCGGTGGTGGCCCTCGGGGAGAGTGCCGAGAAAGTGGAGCGGGAGCTTGGCGGAGAAGCCCCCGACCACAGCCGAGCGGAGACGATGGAGGACGCCCTGACCCAGGCCCAGCGCGCGGCCCAGCCGGGCGACGTGGTGCTGCTGAGCCCGGCGTGCTCCTCCTTCGACATGTACGAGAACTACGAGGAGCGGGGCGACACCTTCCGCCGCCTCGTGGAGACGCTGCTATAG
- a CDS encoding FtsW/RodA/SpoVE family cell cycle protein, translated as MSIVQSLTQKVTDRAPADKYVVWVVLALSSVGVVAVYSAVTYLAEVRAGTEPVHFLLRHLARVGIALGAMGVVSLIDYRTLARYSRLALVGTLLLLVAVKVVGLFSGGADRWLQIGGVGFQPSEFARVALVLYVAVLLVQKQDYVKSFSRTFLPVLFWVGVTVGLIALDDLSTALVLLLGVLLMSFVGRVSVLQIGGLAVLGGVMAFGVLSTSPDRAARLEAYLGMDLFPNTDTEQVMDARGEQYQSRQARMAFAAGGFTGVGPGKSVQRDFLPEPYNDFIFAIIAEEYGIFGALALLTGFFVLLFRGYLRIARDAPDPLGLILAVGMTTLVVTYGFVHAGVASGLLPVTGLPMPFVSYGGTSLLANGIMIGVLLNISRHAGQRSAERV; from the coding sequence ATGAGCATCGTCCAGTCCCTCACACAGAAAGTGACCGACCGCGCCCCGGCGGACAAGTACGTGGTGTGGGTCGTGTTGGCGCTGTCGTCCGTGGGCGTGGTGGCGGTGTATAGCGCCGTCACGTACCTGGCGGAGGTGCGGGCCGGGACCGAGCCGGTGCACTTCCTGCTTCGCCACCTGGCCCGTGTGGGGATTGCCCTCGGGGCGATGGGGGTGGTGAGCCTCATCGACTACCGCACGCTGGCCCGGTACAGCCGGCTGGCGCTCGTGGGCACCCTGCTCCTGCTGGTCGCCGTCAAGGTCGTCGGTCTGTTCTCGGGCGGGGCCGACCGCTGGCTGCAGATTGGCGGGGTCGGGTTTCAGCCGTCGGAGTTCGCGCGGGTGGCGCTCGTCTTGTACGTGGCGGTGTTGTTGGTGCAGAAGCAGGACTACGTGAAGAGCTTCAGCCGCACGTTCCTGCCAGTGCTGTTTTGGGTGGGGGTGACGGTGGGACTCATCGCCCTTGACGACCTGTCGACGGCCCTCGTGTTGCTGCTCGGGGTGCTGCTGATGAGCTTCGTGGGGCGCGTGAGCGTTCTGCAGATCGGTGGGCTCGCCGTGCTGGGGGGCGTGATGGCGTTCGGCGTGCTGTCGACATCGCCCGACCGGGCCGCCCGCCTGGAGGCGTACCTCGGGATGGACTTGTTTCCGAACACCGATACGGAGCAGGTCATGGACGCGCGGGGGGAGCAGTATCAGTCCCGGCAGGCCCGGATGGCCTTCGCGGCGGGCGGGTTCACTGGGGTGGGGCCGGGGAAGAGTGTCCAGCGCGACTTCCTTCCCGAACCCTATAACGACTTTATTTTCGCCATCATCGCGGAGGAGTACGGCATCTTCGGGGCCCTGGCCCTGTTGACCGGGTTCTTCGTGCTGCTCTTTCGCGGGTACCTCCGCATTGCGCGGGACGCCCCGGACCCGCTCGGGCTCATTCTGGCGGTGGGGATGACCACACTGGTCGTGACGTACGGGTTTGTGCACGCCGGGGTGGCCAGTGGGCTGTTACCGGTGACGGGCCTGCCCATGCCGTTTGTCTCGTACGGAGGGACGTCTCTGCTGGCCAACGGCATCATGATTGGAGTCCTGTTGAATATCTCCCGTCACGCGGGACAGCGTTCCGCCGAGCGGGTTTGA
- the murG gene encoding undecaprenyldiphospho-muramoylpentapeptide beta-N-acetylglucosaminyltransferase, producing the protein MSTRAPHILMVGGGTGGHVYPAIAIADAVRALRPDAQIVFAGTQDRLEARAVPEAGYALHPITAQGLQRRAVASNLLLPFRVAQGLVQSWRLVGAIEPDVAVGTGGYVAAPVLMAAWLRGRPLLIQEQNAYAGLTNRVLARLALRIHLAFPEAKDWVPAEHAVVSGNPTRQSLRDADPDAARAAFNVPEDGRVLLVMGGSLGSAAINGAIQRILDPLLAEGDVHVVWQTGTRYYDDLTEDLDEHPRLRVVEYIDQMGHAYAAADLAVCRAGALTCSELTVTGTPAVLVPSPNVTADHQTKNARSLERAGAAVWLDEADLDAHLETVLLDLLGNSDRRARMAEAARDRARPDAAETIARDVLALADRYRTN; encoded by the coding sequence ATGAGCACGCGCGCTCCGCACATACTGATGGTGGGTGGTGGCACTGGGGGACACGTGTACCCGGCCATCGCCATTGCCGACGCGGTGCGGGCCCTCCGTCCGGACGCTCAGATCGTGTTTGCGGGCACGCAGGACCGGCTCGAAGCGCGGGCCGTGCCGGAGGCGGGATATGCCCTCCACCCGATTACGGCGCAGGGCCTTCAGCGACGGGCCGTGGCGTCCAACCTGCTGCTGCCGTTCCGTGTGGCGCAGGGCCTGGTGCAGAGCTGGCGCCTCGTGGGGGCCATCGAGCCGGACGTGGCGGTGGGCACGGGCGGGTACGTGGCCGCCCCGGTGCTGATGGCGGCGTGGCTGCGTGGACGGCCCCTCCTGATACAGGAGCAGAACGCCTACGCGGGCCTCACGAACCGGGTGCTCGCGCGGCTTGCGCTGCGCATCCACCTCGCCTTTCCTGAGGCGAAGGACTGGGTGCCCGCCGAGCACGCGGTGGTGAGCGGAAACCCCACGCGCCAGTCGTTGCGGGACGCAGATCCCGACGCGGCCCGGGCGGCCTTCAACGTTCCGGAGGACGGGCGTGTGCTGTTGGTCATGGGGGGGTCGCTGGGCAGTGCCGCGATCAACGGGGCGATCCAGCGGATCCTGGATCCCCTGCTGGCCGAGGGCGACGTGCATGTGGTCTGGCAGACGGGAACCCGGTACTACGACGACCTGACGGAGGACCTCGACGAGCACCCGCGACTTCGCGTCGTCGAGTACATCGACCAGATGGGACACGCCTACGCCGCGGCCGACCTCGCGGTGTGCCGGGCGGGGGCGCTCACCTGCAGCGAGCTGACGGTCACGGGCACGCCCGCGGTGCTCGTGCCCTCGCCCAACGTGACGGCCGACCATCAGACCAAGAACGCACGGAGCCTGGAACGGGCCGGCGCCGCCGTCTGGCTGGACGAGGCGGACCTCGACGCGCACCTGGAGACGGTGCTGCTCGACCTGCTCGGCAATTCCGACCGGCGCGCCCGGATGGCCGAGGCCGCCCGCGACCGGGCCCGCCCCGACGCCGCGGAGACGATTGCCCGCGACGTGCTCGCCCTTGCCGACCGCTACCGCACGAATTAA
- the murC gene encoding UDP-N-acetylmuramate--L-alanine ligase produces the protein MAELRTQPALGRIRQVHMVGIGGIGMSSIAEVLLNRGYDVTGSDLERSDVTERLEAEGATIHEGHAAEQVGTADVVVYSSAVDPDENPETREAERRRISLIPRAEMLGELIRMKFGVGVAGTHGKTTTTSMAGLVVAEGGFDPTVIVGGKVTAFGSNAITGEGDVLVIEADEYDRTFLRLTPSLAVITSIEEDHLDVYEDLAAIQASFTQYANSVPFFGAAILCLDDPNVQAIVGDVERRVVTYGTTRQAEVRGENVRREGMTTRFDVVVRGERLGTIELHVPGMHNVRNALAAVAVGQELEISFERVRDGLGTFTGVRRRFEKKGEVGGITVLDDYAHHPTEIEATLDAAHQGFPDRRVVAVFQPHMYSRTQNFMDEFACSFFNADMLVLTDVYGAREAPIEGVTGGRLAERAEQFGHRAVHYVPEKTDLPGRLQELVGPGDVVLMLGAGDIWRASEAFVELLENDGGTAIERD, from the coding sequence ATGGCTGAACTTCGAACACAACCGGCTTTGGGCCGCATCCGCCAGGTCCACATGGTGGGCATTGGCGGCATCGGCATGAGCTCCATCGCCGAGGTGCTCCTGAACCGCGGCTACGACGTGACGGGCTCGGACCTGGAGCGCAGCGACGTCACCGAGCGCCTGGAGGCGGAGGGGGCGACCATTCACGAGGGGCACGCCGCCGAGCAGGTGGGCACGGCCGACGTGGTGGTCTATTCCAGTGCCGTCGACCCCGACGAGAACCCGGAGACCCGCGAGGCCGAACGCCGCCGCATCTCGCTCATCCCGCGCGCCGAGATGCTGGGTGAGCTGATCCGGATGAAGTTTGGCGTCGGCGTGGCCGGCACCCACGGCAAGACGACCACGACCTCGATGGCGGGGCTCGTGGTGGCCGAGGGGGGCTTCGATCCGACCGTGATCGTGGGGGGGAAGGTGACGGCCTTCGGCTCCAACGCCATCACGGGGGAGGGCGACGTCCTCGTGATTGAGGCCGACGAGTACGACCGCACGTTCCTGCGCCTTACGCCGTCGCTGGCGGTCATCACGAGCATCGAGGAGGATCACCTCGACGTGTACGAGGACCTGGCGGCCATCCAGGCGTCCTTCACGCAGTACGCCAACAGCGTGCCGTTCTTCGGGGCGGCCATCCTGTGCCTCGACGACCCAAACGTGCAGGCCATCGTCGGCGACGTGGAGCGCCGCGTCGTGACCTACGGCACGACACGCCAGGCGGAGGTGCGGGGCGAGAACGTCCGGCGGGAGGGCATGACGACCCGGTTCGACGTGGTGGTGCGCGGAGAGCGCCTCGGCACCATCGAGCTGCACGTGCCGGGCATGCACAACGTGCGCAACGCGCTTGCCGCCGTGGCGGTGGGCCAGGAGCTCGAGATTTCGTTCGAGCGGGTGCGCGACGGGCTCGGCACCTTCACCGGCGTCCGCCGCCGGTTCGAGAAGAAGGGAGAGGTGGGCGGCATCACGGTGCTCGACGACTACGCCCATCACCCAACCGAAATTGAGGCGACCCTGGACGCGGCCCACCAGGGCTTTCCCGACCGCCGTGTCGTCGCGGTCTTTCAGCCGCACATGTACTCCCGCACTCAAAACTTCATGGACGAGTTCGCCTGCTCCTTCTTCAACGCCGACATGCTCGTCCTGACCGACGTGTACGGGGCGCGCGAGGCGCCGATCGAAGGGGTGACCGGGGGGCGCCTGGCCGAGCGGGCCGAGCAGTTCGGGCACCGGGCCGTGCACTACGTGCCGGAGAAGACCGACCTCCCGGGCCGCCTGCAGGAGCTCGTGGGGCCGGGCGACGTCGTCCTGATGCTGGGTGCGGGCGACATCTGGCGCGCGAGTGAGGCCTTCGTGGAGCTACTTGAAAACGACGGTGGGACAGCAATTGAACGCGACTGA